The proteins below are encoded in one region of Triticum aestivum cultivar Chinese Spring chromosome 1B, IWGSC CS RefSeq v2.1, whole genome shotgun sequence:
- the LOC123149246 gene encoding protein FAR1-RELATED SEQUENCE 5-like, with protein MIRAIRLVLVDVLHRLCSWHVEKNMQKHLNYKSLSEFRALLYYSTSPANFEARWHAFVRKWKTDKTEEWLSRMYRKRSLWAASYLSDGFFLGMRSNQRSESLNSCLHLHLDGGMTIVDLVVHYENCIVRLRENEAHDDCVSNQSLPPSVTEYKDIEKHAAKVFTHSNFYILQQDLKKMGELEIFETLVGVDCHTFIVTWRNNRKFQFSVNYRAENSENMIDCSCGRMLRKGLPCKHILYVLVHLKISKIPKCCILKRMSKVARGGLPAQRKSDLFGWGWTGAEQRARYSQLSITGAEAFHVASNDPFVYDELMQCLQNIIAKKKVPDDDAVGSTRNVHEEPRQPEQHVDVIGDPVKVSTKGAPKQSRTGRAKKDPNVTKNGRPISFSEKKPGPLCGICKREGHRRQTCPENEKNRA; from the exons ATGATACGAGCTATTCGgttggttttggttgatgtgttgcACCGTCTCTGCTCATGGCACGTGGAAAAAAACATGCAGAAGCACCTTAATTACAAATCGCTAAGTGAGTTCAGGGCACTCTTGTACTACTCCACCTCTCCAGCCAACTTTGAGGCGAGATGGCACGCTTTCGTTCGTAAATGGAAGACTGATAAAACAGAAGAGTGGTTGAGtaggatgtacaggaagaggagTCTGTGGGCAGCATCATATCTGTCAGATGGTTTTTTTCTGGGTATGCGCAGTAATCAGAGGAGTGAAAGTCTTAACTCTTGTCTTCACCTGCACTTGGACGGCGGTATGACTATTGTTGACCTAGTTGTGCATTATGAGAATTGCATAGTCCGACTACGTGAGAACGAGGCGCATGATGACTGTGTTTCAAATCAGTCATTGCCACCATCAGTCACAGAATATAAGGATATTGAGAAGCATGCCGCCAAAGTATTCACTCATTCCAATTTTTATATTCTTCAACAAGATCTGAAGAAGATGGGAGAGCTTGAGATTTTTGAGACGCTAGTGGGAGTTGACTGCCACACCTTCATCGTGACATGGAGGAATAACCGGAAATTTCAGTTCAGCGTGAATTATCGAGCTGAAAACTCTGAGAATATGATAGACTGCAGTTGTGGACGAATGCTTCGGAAAGGATTGCCTTGCAAACACATTCTGTATGTGTTGGTTCATCTCAAAATATCTAAAATACCTAAGTGTTGCATCCTTAAGAGGATGTCGAAAGTTGCGAGAGGTGGGCTGCCTGCACAGCGAAAGAGTGACTTGTTTGGCTGGGGTTGGACAGGGGCAGAGCAGCGTGCTCGCTATAGTCAACTCAGTATAACAGGAGCTGAAGCTTTTCATGTTGCTTCAAATGATCCATTCGTCTATGATGAGTTGATGCAGTGTCTGCAGAATATAATAGCGAAGAAAAAGGTCCCTGATGATGATGCCGTTGGTAGTACAAGAAATGTGCATGAGGAGCCACGTCAGCCGGAACAACATGTTGATGTCATAGGTGATCCCGTGAAAGTTTCCACGAAGGGCGCCCCTAAACAGAGCAGGACAGGGCGGGCAAAGAAAGATCCAAATGTTACAAAAAATGGAAGACCAATATCATTTTCTGAGAAAAAACCCGGTCCTCTTTGTGGCATTTGTAAGAGAGAGGGCCATAGACGGCAAACGTGCCCTGAGAATGAAAA GAACCGGGCATAA